The proteins below are encoded in one region of Thermotoga sp.:
- the dapD gene encoding 2,3,4,5-tetrahydropyridine-2,6-dicarboxylate N-acetyltransferase, translated as MDAREIIEMIAKAKKKTPVVAYIKGKLGEIDFSKFKFFGDDRFGILFGEYEDFKRLLEEHREKIEDYHLEVRARNSALPLADITKYRARIEPGAIIRNMVEIGEGAVIMMGAVINVGAMIGDGTMIDMNAVIGGRAIIGKRCHIGAGAVIAGVIEPPSAKPVVIEDEVVVGANAVILEGVTVRKGAVVAAGAVVTKDVPPYSVVAGVPARVIKQIDEKTKEKTRIIDELRNLE; from the coding sequence ATGGACGCCAGAGAGATCATAGAGATGATAGCAAAGGCAAAAAAGAAAACCCCTGTGGTTGCTTATATAAAGGGAAAACTCGGCGAGATAGACTTCTCGAAATTCAAGTTCTTTGGGGACGATAGGTTTGGAATACTCTTTGGAGAGTACGAAGATTTCAAAAGGTTACTCGAAGAACATAGAGAAAAAATAGAGGACTATCATCTGGAAGTGAGAGCAAGGAACTCTGCACTTCCCCTCGCGGACATCACTAAATACAGAGCTCGAATTGAGCCTGGAGCGATCATAAGAAACATGGTGGAGATCGGAGAAGGTGCTGTGATCATGATGGGAGCCGTTATAAACGTTGGAGCGATGATAGGAGACGGTACGATGATCGATATGAACGCCGTTATCGGGGGGAGAGCCATCATTGGGAAAAGATGTCACATCGGAGCAGGCGCGGTTATCGCTGGGGTTATAGAACCTCCAAGTGCAAAGCCGGTAGTAATAGAGGATGAAGTGGTCGTGGGTGCAAACGCGGTGATTCTTGAAGGAGTTACCGTTAGAAAAGGTGCGGTCGTTGCGGCAGGCGCGGTTGTAACGAAAGATGTTCCACCTTACAGTGTGGTTGCCGGTGTACCCGCTCGTGTGATAAAGCAGATAGACGAGAAGACAAAAGAGAAAACCAGGATCATTGACGAGCTGAGAAACCTGGAGTGA
- a CDS encoding aspartate kinase, whose translation MKLVVQKYGGSSVATPERIKNVARRIKKKVEEGYRVIVVVSAMGKTTDNLIKLAKEISVKPAARELDMLLATGEQVSAALLAMALKDLSVKAKSLNAFQVRIKTTPHHTSARIMDIDDSVIMENLEVHDTLVVTGFQGVNEKGDLTTLGRGGSDTSAVALAAKLRAPCEIYSDVDGIYTCDPKIVPSAKKLKYITYDEALELTALGAKVLHSRSVEIAKKYRVPIYCASSFVEEEGTMVVERLPEWLEEPVVTGATISHGQIKVSISFLPKEAKYITAIFEEVGKRSLNVDMISLVPSNGRVFLSFTILEDHKDELDEALKEALKNIEGWKSSYEGGFAKLSIVGVGMRTSPGVAARFFNALKGVGVTPELVTTSEIKISCLVSEDDAEKALKAIVDEFELAD comes from the coding sequence ATGAAACTGGTAGTGCAAAAGTACGGCGGTAGCTCCGTTGCCACCCCGGAGAGGATAAAAAATGTCGCGAGAAGAATAAAAAAGAAAGTTGAAGAAGGTTACAGAGTGATCGTTGTGGTCTCTGCCATGGGAAAAACAACCGACAATCTCATAAAACTTGCGAAGGAGATCTCGGTAAAACCCGCCGCAAGAGAACTTGACATGCTCCTTGCAACAGGTGAGCAGGTATCTGCTGCTCTGCTTGCGATGGCTTTGAAGGATCTTAGTGTGAAGGCAAAGTCCTTGAACGCCTTTCAGGTGAGAATAAAGACCACACCACATCACACGAGTGCCCGCATCATGGACATAGACGACAGTGTGATCATGGAAAACCTTGAAGTGCACGATACTTTGGTTGTGACTGGTTTTCAGGGAGTGAACGAAAAAGGGGATCTCACCACGCTCGGCCGCGGTGGGTCTGATACATCAGCGGTTGCCCTCGCTGCGAAGCTTCGAGCTCCCTGTGAGATCTACAGCGATGTGGACGGCATCTACACATGTGATCCCAAAATTGTTCCGAGTGCAAAAAAGCTCAAATACATAACTTACGATGAGGCCCTCGAGCTTACCGCCCTTGGAGCGAAGGTGCTTCACTCCAGATCCGTTGAAATTGCCAAAAAGTACAGAGTTCCCATATACTGTGCTTCTTCTTTCGTTGAAGAGGAGGGAACTATGGTGGTGGAAAGACTTCCCGAATGGCTGGAGGAACCAGTTGTAACGGGCGCGACAATCTCCCACGGTCAGATAAAGGTTTCGATTTCTTTCCTTCCGAAAGAGGCAAAGTACATTACCGCTATATTCGAAGAAGTGGGAAAACGATCCTTGAACGTTGACATGATCTCCCTTGTCCCATCGAATGGAAGGGTGTTTCTGTCCTTCACAATACTGGAGGACCACAAAGACGAGCTAGATGAAGCACTAAAGGAAGCGTTGAAGAACATCGAAGGTTGGAAATCTTCTTACGAGGGAGGGTTTGCCAAGCTCTCGATCGTTGGTGTGGGAATGAGAACCAGCCCCGGGGTTGCAGCAAGGTTTTTCAACGCTTTGAAAGGTGTTGGTGTCACTCCAGAGCTTGTCACCACATCCGAGATAAAGATCTCGTGTCTTGTTTCGGAGGATGACGCTGAAAAGGCTTTGAAGGCAATCGTTGACGAGTTTGAACTGGCTGATTAA
- the lysA gene encoding diaminopimelate decarboxylase — METLKKAAETYGTPLYVYFEKAIRERARIVKEVFRGVNLLPTFAVKANNNPNLLTILREEGLGMDVVTKGELLAAKLAGVDPLLIVWNGNGKSKEEMVHFLEEGVRTINVDSFEEMEIWEGLNPESVSFFVRVNPEVDARTHPHISTGLRKHKFGIPLDLLDRFMRRFKNMNIKGLHVHIGSQITKVEPLLEACEKVVEASRRYGFEEINIGGGWGINYHGEELNVEEYKEKVVPLLVGFKRVFVEIGRYIIAPAGFLVLKVVLVKKRKEKVFVIVDGGMNTLIRPALYSAYHRIFVCGKSGAGIRADVVGPLCESGDVIAYDRDLPVVEPGDFLVVENAGAYGYTMANNYNSTPKPAEVLVKKSGELVLIRRRENTMDIFKDVVM, encoded by the coding sequence ATGGAGACCCTGAAGAAAGCAGCGGAAACCTACGGAACACCCCTTTATGTGTATTTCGAAAAGGCAATACGTGAGCGTGCACGGATCGTGAAAGAAGTTTTTCGGGGAGTGAACCTTCTTCCCACCTTTGCTGTGAAGGCGAATAACAATCCGAATCTGCTGACGATTCTGAGAGAAGAAGGTTTGGGAATGGATGTGGTAACGAAAGGAGAACTGCTTGCCGCCAAGCTGGCCGGAGTGGATCCTCTTCTAATCGTCTGGAATGGGAATGGAAAGAGTAAGGAAGAAATGGTCCATTTTCTGGAAGAAGGAGTAAGAACGATCAACGTCGATTCCTTTGAAGAGATGGAGATATGGGAGGGCCTGAACCCGGAAAGTGTCAGTTTCTTTGTCAGAGTGAATCCAGAGGTGGATGCACGAACTCACCCTCACATCTCCACTGGCCTCAGGAAGCACAAATTTGGAATTCCTCTGGACTTACTGGACAGGTTCATGAGAAGATTCAAAAACATGAACATAAAAGGCCTTCACGTTCACATCGGCTCCCAAATAACGAAAGTAGAACCACTTCTCGAAGCCTGCGAAAAGGTTGTTGAAGCTTCCAGGAGATATGGTTTCGAAGAGATCAACATAGGAGGAGGCTGGGGAATAAACTACCACGGTGAGGAGTTGAACGTTGAAGAATACAAAGAAAAGGTCGTACCTCTCTTGGTTGGGTTTAAAAGAGTGTTCGTTGAAATTGGAAGATACATCATTGCCCCCGCCGGTTTTCTCGTACTGAAGGTTGTCCTCGTCAAAAAGAGGAAAGAGAAAGTGTTTGTCATTGTAGATGGGGGGATGAACACGCTCATAAGACCTGCTCTGTACTCTGCGTATCACAGGATTTTTGTTTGTGGAAAAAGTGGAGCAGGTATCAGAGCAGATGTCGTGGGGCCGCTGTGCGAGAGTGGGGATGTGATAGCATACGATCGAGACCTTCCAGTGGTCGAACCCGGAGACTTTTTGGTGGTGGAAAACGCAGGGGCGTACGGCTACACCATGGCAAACAATTACAACTCAACTCCAAAACCCGCAGAGGTGCTAGTGAAGAAAAGTGGTGAACTGGTGTTAATAAGAAGAAGAGAAAACACGATGGATATTTTCAAGGATGTGGTGATGTGA
- the dapB gene encoding 4-hydroxy-tetrahydrodipicolinate reductase — protein sequence MKYGIVGYSGRMGQEIQKVFSEKGHELVLRVDVNSEEIKDSPDVIVDFSSPDALPKTVELSRTYKSALVLGTTALKEEHFEMLKDLSKEVPVVQAYNFSIGINVLRRFLSELSKVLSNWDVEIVEAHHRFKKDAPSGTAILLKNALGREAPIHSLRVGGIPGDHTVIFGNVGETIEIKHRAISRTVFAIGALKAAEFLVGRKPGLYSFEEVIFGGE from the coding sequence ATGAAGTACGGAATCGTTGGGTACTCCGGCCGCATGGGGCAGGAAATCCAAAAGGTCTTCTCCGAGAAGGGTCATGAACTCGTTCTAAGAGTGGATGTAAACAGTGAAGAGATAAAAGATTCACCCGATGTGATTGTGGATTTTTCCTCACCGGATGCCCTGCCAAAGACCGTGGAACTGTCCAGGACATATAAGTCAGCTCTTGTTCTGGGAACCACCGCTTTGAAAGAAGAACACTTCGAGATGCTGAAGGATCTTTCGAAAGAAGTTCCTGTTGTTCAAGCTTACAATTTTTCCATAGGAATAAATGTCTTAAGGAGATTTCTTTCAGAGCTCTCGAAAGTCCTGTCCAACTGGGATGTGGAGATCGTGGAAGCACACCATCGCTTCAAGAAAGATGCCCCCTCTGGAACGGCGATCCTTCTGAAAAACGCTCTGGGAAGAGAGGCTCCCATACACTCTTTGAGAGTCGGTGGAATACCCGGTGACCATACGGTCATATTTGGAAACGTGGGTGAGACGATAGAGATAAAACACAGGGCGATCTCCCGAACCGTCTTTGCCATAGGAGCACTGAAAGCTGCTGAATTCCTTGTCGGTAGAAAGCCTGGCCTTTACAGTTTCGAAGAAGTCATATTCGGAGGTGAATGA
- the dapA gene encoding 4-hydroxy-tetrahydrodipicolinate synthase, producing MFRGVGTAIVTPFKNGELDLDAYERLVNYQIEGGVSALIVLGTTGEAPTVNDNERERLISKTLEIVGGRIPIVVGAGTNSTEKTLKLVRQAEKLGVDGVLIVTPYYNKPTQEGLYQHYRYISERTSLKIIVYNVPGRTGVNILPETAARIAADLKNVVGIKEANGDIDQIDRTVALTKNARSDFMVWSGNDDRTFYLLCAGGDGVISVASNVAPKHMSDLCSEFFKGNLEKAREIHRKLKPLMKALFLETNPIPVKAALSLMGYVENELRLPLVPASEKTVEHLKGILRESGLL from the coding sequence ATGTTCAGAGGAGTAGGAACTGCGATCGTTACGCCCTTCAAAAACGGTGAGCTCGATCTAGATGCCTACGAGAGGCTGGTCAATTACCAGATCGAGGGGGGAGTCAGTGCACTGATCGTCCTTGGAACAACTGGAGAAGCTCCCACGGTAAACGACAACGAGAGAGAAAGACTCATCTCAAAGACTCTGGAAATCGTAGGCGGTAGGATACCGATCGTGGTGGGAGCAGGGACGAACTCCACAGAAAAAACGTTGAAACTCGTCAGACAAGCAGAAAAACTGGGTGTTGATGGTGTTTTGATCGTAACTCCCTACTACAATAAACCCACTCAGGAAGGTCTCTATCAGCACTACAGGTACATCTCAGAAAGAACCAGCTTGAAGATTATCGTCTACAACGTCCCGGGAAGGACAGGTGTGAACATTCTTCCAGAGACCGCTGCGAGGATCGCAGCAGATCTAAAAAATGTTGTTGGAATAAAAGAAGCAAATGGAGATATCGACCAGATAGACAGAACCGTTGCTCTGACCAAGAACGCAAGGAGCGATTTCATGGTTTGGTCCGGAAACGATGACAGGACGTTCTACTTACTGTGTGCCGGTGGAGATGGTGTGATCTCCGTGGCATCCAACGTGGCACCAAAACACATGTCGGATCTATGTTCTGAATTCTTCAAAGGAAATCTCGAAAAGGCAAGAGAAATACACAGAAAATTGAAACCTCTCATGAAAGCCCTTTTCCTTGAAACGAATCCCATACCTGTCAAAGCCGCTCTTTCCCTCATGGGGTACGTAGAGAACGAATTGAGATTGCCTCTGGTTCCTGCAAGTGAGAAAACCGTTGAACACCTCAAAGGAATCCTCAGGGAGAGTGGTTTGTTATGA